A single region of the Halichondria panicea chromosome 10, odHalPani1.1, whole genome shotgun sequence genome encodes:
- the LOC135342785 gene encoding uncharacterized protein LOC135342785 isoform X2 yields the protein MIRLSDMSYQTATSLLLVTALYLTLSSASSCSNVQEKLNGLKEAVEALCEGTSVAIPTVRNTWTSVPITSIGSTNLRHPNTFSFVIPSVIPSAAKNVLIYALMHCGTAHGSITLHLKVFTQDGSNKRFEKYLYMLTYKQPAFNTNSDNMWFPMPINRRIYMTVDRDVGANCGAQLYAIGYN from the exons ATGATTCGCTTGTCAGACATGAGTTACCAGACTGCCACTTCTCTCCTCCTGGTCACAGCTTTGTACCTGACCCTCTCCTCTGCAA GTTCATGCAGCAATGTTCAAGAGAAGCTCAATGGACTGAAAGAAGCAGTGGAGGCTCTGTGTGAAGGCACCAGTGTGGCCATCCCTACTGTCCGAAACACCTGGACCTCTGTGCCCATCACTAGCATCGGAAGTACAAACCTACGACACCCTAATACTTTCTCTTTCGTTATCCCTAGTGTCATCCCATCAGCTGCAAAGAATGTACTCATCTATGCTTTAATGCATTGCGGAACTGCTCACGGTAGCATCACCCTCCACCTCAAAGTATTTACTCAGGATGGGAGTAACAAGCGTTTCGAAAAGTACCTCTACATGTTAACTTATAAGCAACCTGCTTTCAACACCAACTCTGACAACATGTGGTTCCCCATGCCTATCAATCGCAGGATCTACATGACAGTGGACAGGGACGTTGGAGCCAATTGTGGAGCTCAGCTCTATGCAATAGGATATAACTAA
- the LOC135342785 gene encoding uncharacterized protein LOC135342785 isoform X1, whose translation MIRLSDMSYQTATSLLLVTALYLTLSSATNESSCSNVQEKLNGLKEAVEALCEGTSVAIPTVRNTWTSVPITSIGSTNLRHPNTFSFVIPSVIPSAAKNVLIYALMHCGTAHGSITLHLKVFTQDGSNKRFEKYLYMLTYKQPAFNTNSDNMWFPMPINRRIYMTVDRDVGANCGAQLYAIGYN comes from the exons ATGATTCGCTTGTCAGACATGAGTTACCAGACTGCCACTTCTCTCCTCCTGGTCACAGCTTTGTACCTGACCCTCTCCTCTGCAACTAATGAAA GTTCATGCAGCAATGTTCAAGAGAAGCTCAATGGACTGAAAGAAGCAGTGGAGGCTCTGTGTGAAGGCACCAGTGTGGCCATCCCTACTGTCCGAAACACCTGGACCTCTGTGCCCATCACTAGCATCGGAAGTACAAACCTACGACACCCTAATACTTTCTCTTTCGTTATCCCTAGTGTCATCCCATCAGCTGCAAAGAATGTACTCATCTATGCTTTAATGCATTGCGGAACTGCTCACGGTAGCATCACCCTCCACCTCAAAGTATTTACTCAGGATGGGAGTAACAAGCGTTTCGAAAAGTACCTCTACATGTTAACTTATAAGCAACCTGCTTTCAACACCAACTCTGACAACATGTGGTTCCCCATGCCTATCAATCGCAGGATCTACATGACAGTGGACAGGGACGTTGGAGCCAATTGTGGAGCTCAGCTCTATGCAATAGGATATAACTAA
- the LOC135342784 gene encoding uncharacterized protein LOC135342784, giving the protein MIRLSDMSYQTATSLLLVTALYLTLSSATNESSCSNVQEKLNGLKEAVEALCEGTSVAIPTVRNTWTSVPITSIGGTDLRHPNTFSFVIPSVIPSTAKNVLIYAVMHCGHANVYIALHLKIFTQDGSNKRFEKYLYMLTYNQVAFNTNSDNMWFPMPSNRRIYMTVDRDLGTNCKAQLYAIGYN; this is encoded by the exons ATGATTCGCTTGTCAGACATGAGTTACCAGACTGCCACTTCTCTCCTCCTGGTCACAGCTTTGTACCTGACCCTCTCCTCTGCAACTAATGAAA GTTCATGCAGCAATGTTCAAGAGAAGCTCAATGGACTGAAAGAAGCAGTGGAGGCTCTGTGTGAAGGCACCAGTGTGGCCATCCCTACTGTCCGAAACACCTGGACCTCTGTGCCCATCACTAGCATCGGAGGTACTGACCTACGACACCCTAATACTTTCTCTTTCGTTATCCCAAGTGTCATCCCATCAACTGCAAAGAATGTGCTCATTTATGCTGTAATGCATTGCGGACATGCTAACGTTTACATCGCCCTCCACCTCAAAATATTTACTCAGGACGGGAGTAACAAGCGTTTTGAAAAATACCTCTACATGTTAACTTATAATCAGGTTGCCTTCAACACCAACTCTGACAACATGTGGTTCCCCATGCCCTCCAATCGTAGGATCTACATGACAGTGGACAGGGACCTTGGTACCAATTGCAAAGCTCAGCTCTATGCAATTGGATACAATTAA